A single region of the Neisseria zoodegmatis genome encodes:
- a CDS encoding uroporphyrinogen-III C-methyltransferase, producing the protein MSDSKNTQPLVTPVVVKQSSGRAVAVVALAFSLLALGAGGFLFVQGQNLLKTQEMDFNQKIDKAALGESQNAALLQEILRKQNNNQNVLDQIVGNQKQNADKIAAANKAYQELLKGRADWLVDETETMLNMGSQQLLLTGNVPAAVNVLENIESRLSRFDHPELLPIKQAVSADLTALKNRPYLDVSAVSLRLDRLETAVAGLPLMVDGALKPGQTAQPAAAPAANLSWWENAWQKTLAALKGMVEVRRLDNNDAMLIAPEQVYFVRENLRLRLLDARTALLQHNGEVYLNDLNNAETAVKQYFDTASPATQSWLRELGELKALDLRSVSDDVLKNSLNAVRNYQEVVRPSRPSTLPEAASAPAVAPEASASAPAASDSAEKKEEAASAPVVVPSSPSTLSPKKEDAPKNVKPSTVPRENKPASSPAVKGERA; encoded by the coding sequence ATGTCTGACTCCAAAAATACCCAACCCCTAGTCACTCCGGTGGTGGTGAAACAATCATCAGGCCGGGCGGTAGCCGTTGTGGCGCTGGCTTTTTCACTGTTGGCTTTGGGCGCGGGCGGCTTTTTGTTTGTGCAGGGGCAAAACCTGCTCAAAACGCAAGAAATGGATTTCAACCAAAAAATCGACAAAGCCGCATTGGGCGAATCGCAAAACGCCGCGCTGCTGCAAGAAATTTTGCGTAAACAAAACAACAACCAAAACGTACTAGACCAAATTGTCGGCAACCAAAAACAAAATGCCGATAAAATCGCCGCGGCCAACAAAGCCTATCAAGAATTGCTCAAAGGCCGCGCCGATTGGCTGGTGGACGAAACCGAAACCATGCTCAATATGGGTTCGCAGCAATTACTGCTTACCGGCAATGTGCCCGCCGCGGTTAACGTGCTGGAAAATATCGAAAGCCGCCTAAGCCGTTTCGACCATCCCGAGCTGCTGCCGATCAAGCAAGCCGTGAGCGCCGATTTAACCGCTTTGAAAAACCGCCCTTATCTTGACGTTTCCGCCGTATCCCTGCGCCTTGACCGCTTGGAAACCGCTGTTGCCGGCTTGCCGCTGATGGTGGACGGCGCGCTCAAACCGGGTCAAACCGCCCAACCGGCAGCCGCGCCCGCCGCCAACCTTTCTTGGTGGGAAAACGCTTGGCAGAAAACCCTCGCCGCATTGAAAGGCATGGTCGAAGTGCGCCGCTTGGACAACAACGACGCCATGCTGATTGCCCCTGAGCAAGTGTATTTCGTGCGTGAAAACCTGAGATTGCGCCTTTTGGATGCTCGCACCGCCTTGCTTCAACACAACGGCGAAGTGTATCTGAACGATTTGAACAATGCCGAAACCGCCGTCAAACAGTATTTCGATACCGCTTCTCCGGCCACACAATCTTGGTTGCGCGAGCTGGGCGAATTGAAAGCTTTGGATTTGCGTTCCGTATCCGACGACGTGTTGAAAAACAGCTTAAACGCCGTGCGCAATTATCAGGAAGTCGTGCGCCCGAGCCGTCCTTCTACGCTGCCCGAAGCGGCTTCCGCGCCCGCCGTTGCGCCTGAAGCTTCAGCTTCTGCTCCGGCGGCATCGGATTCCGCAGAGAAAAAAGAAGAAGCGGCTTCTGCCCCCGTTGTCGTTCCGTCTTCTCCCTCAACGTTAAGCCCGAAAAAAGAAGATGCGCCGAAAAACGTAAAACCTTCTACAGTACCGCGTGAAAACAAACCGGCTTCGTCTCCGGCGGTGAAAGGGGAGCGGGCATGA
- a CDS encoding uroporphyrinogen-III synthase, whose translation MNRPSEHRPAILIVRPPSQASADAATLEAQGWRAVPFSPMQIEPDHEALRHLNRQFHNADAVFWVSPSAVETAAPHIDFSDGLPIQITVGQGSRKALAKFYPHNIICPEEGNDSEAVLALPVWNTLKPGAEILIVRGHGGRDFLRNALIQRGFQVRLAEAYFRRPYPPDWSVWETVEPQAAYITSAEMVDLLFRQVPDRFAQPLRTLLYFTHHPRIAEALRKAGARHIRMIGRTDECVTRSDE comes from the coding sequence ATGAACAGGCCGTCTGAACACCGTCCAGCCATTTTGATTGTCCGCCCCCCCTCGCAAGCCTCGGCGGATGCGGCCACACTTGAAGCGCAAGGTTGGCGTGCCGTGCCGTTCAGCCCGATGCAGATTGAGCCGGATCACGAAGCCTTGCGGCATCTCAACCGGCAGTTTCACAACGCGGATGCCGTTTTCTGGGTCAGCCCCAGCGCCGTCGAAACCGCCGCGCCGCACATTGATTTTTCAGACGGCCTTCCCATCCAAATCACCGTAGGGCAGGGCAGCCGCAAAGCCTTAGCAAAGTTTTACCCTCACAACATCATCTGCCCCGAAGAGGGCAACGACAGCGAAGCCGTGCTGGCTCTGCCCGTGTGGAACACACTCAAACCCGGTGCCGAAATCCTGATTGTGCGCGGCCACGGCGGGCGCGATTTTTTAAGAAACGCTTTGATTCAGCGCGGTTTTCAGGTCAGGCTGGCCGAAGCCTATTTCAGACGGCCTTACCCGCCCGATTGGTCGGTATGGGAAACCGTAGAGCCGCAAGCCGCCTATATTACCTCTGCCGAAATGGTGGATTTATTGTTCCGGCAAGTACCCGATAGATTCGCCCAACCGCTGCGAACCTTGCTATACTTCACCCATCATCCGCGTATTGCCGAAGCCTTACGCAAAGCAGGCGCCCGCCATATCCGCATGATCGGGCGCACAGACGAATGTGTTACACGGAGCGACGAATGA
- the dusA gene encoding tRNA dihydrouridine(20/20a) synthase DusA, producing MTSASLPPRRLSVAPMLDWTDTHYRYLARQITRYTWLYSEMINAGAIIHGDQDRFLKFNEGEQPVALQLGGSEPADLAKAAKAGENYGYNEINLNCGCPSPRVQKGAFGACLMNEVELVADCIKAMQDAVQIPVTVKHRIGVDRQTEYSTVRDFVGTLSQKTACTTFIVHARNAWLDGLSPKENREVPPLKYEYVYQLKRDFPDLEIIINGGITTNEQIAAHLQHVDGVMVGREAYHNPMIMRDWDALFYGSHEAPIEYADLVHRLYRYSRDRVQAGGGALLRHTVRHYLGLMHGLNKARVWRRMLSDAALLKDNDGSLILQAWKEVAEANGLPYEADGPL from the coding sequence ATGACTTCTGCTTCTTTACCGCCGCGCCGCCTTTCCGTGGCGCCCATGCTCGATTGGACGGATACTCACTATCGTTACCTTGCCCGCCAAATCACTCGTTATACTTGGCTGTATAGTGAAATGATCAATGCCGGCGCGATTATTCACGGCGATCAAGACCGTTTTTTGAAGTTTAACGAAGGCGAGCAGCCGGTGGCCTTGCAGCTTGGCGGCAGCGAACCGGCCGATTTGGCCAAAGCCGCCAAAGCAGGCGAAAACTACGGCTACAATGAAATCAACCTCAACTGCGGCTGCCCCAGCCCGCGGGTGCAAAAAGGTGCATTCGGCGCGTGTTTGATGAACGAAGTAGAGCTGGTGGCCGACTGCATCAAAGCCATGCAGGATGCGGTGCAGATTCCCGTTACGGTTAAGCACCGCATCGGCGTCGACCGCCAAACCGAATACAGCACCGTGCGGGATTTTGTCGGCACGCTGTCGCAGAAAACCGCGTGCACCACGTTTATCGTCCATGCGCGCAACGCTTGGCTGGACGGCTTGTCGCCGAAAGAAAACCGCGAAGTGCCGCCGTTGAAATACGAATATGTGTACCAACTCAAGCGCGATTTTCCCGATTTGGAAATCATCATCAACGGCGGCATCACCACCAACGAACAGATTGCCGCCCACTTACAGCATGTGGACGGCGTGATGGTCGGGCGCGAGGCGTACCACAACCCCATGATTATGCGCGATTGGGATGCGCTGTTTTACGGCAGCCACGAAGCGCCCATCGAATACGCCGATTTGGTGCACCGCCTGTATCGATACAGCCGCGACCGCGTTCAGGCCGGCGGAGGCGCTTTATTGCGGCACACCGTCCGCCATTATTTAGGCTTGATGCACGGCTTAAACAAAGCGCGCGTATGGCGGCGGATGCTGTCGGATGCCGCTTTATTGAAAGACAACGACGGCAGCCTGATTTTGCAGGCTTGGAAAGAAGTGGCCGAAGCAAACGGCTTGCCTTACGAAGCCGATGGGCCGTTGTGA
- the ybaK gene encoding Cys-tRNA(Pro) deacylase — MSKTDYPITTAVRFLRGHNIPFTPHLYPYVEHGGTAHSAECLGVPEHQVVKTIVLQNEHKQGMIVLMHGDKQISTRNLARELGMKHIEPADPKQANKWTGYLVGGTSPFGTKTALPVYVERTIRDLDLIYINGGKRGFLVAVAPQALDTLNAQDVNVATGS, encoded by the coding sequence ATGAGCAAAACCGATTACCCCATCACGACTGCCGTCCGCTTTCTGCGCGGTCACAATATTCCTTTTACACCGCATCTTTATCCCTATGTCGAACACGGAGGCACGGCGCACTCGGCGGAATGTTTGGGCGTGCCGGAGCATCAAGTGGTGAAAACCATCGTGCTGCAAAACGAGCATAAACAGGGCATGATTGTGCTGATGCACGGCGACAAGCAGATTTCCACCCGCAATCTCGCCCGCGAATTGGGCATGAAACATATCGAACCGGCCGACCCGAAGCAGGCCAATAAATGGACGGGTTATTTAGTCGGCGGCACCAGCCCTTTTGGCACCAAAACCGCATTGCCGGTGTATGTAGAGCGCACGATACGCGATTTAGACCTTATCTACATCAACGGCGGCAAACGCGGTTTTCTGGTTGCCGTCGCGCCACAGGCTTTAGATACTTTGAACGCGCAAGATGTCAACGTTGCCACCGGAAGCTGA
- a CDS encoding RidA family protein → MTIQYFGQTPRLSEATVANGFVFLSGMVPERTDVGVTEQTRDVLAQIDKWLAECGSDKKHILEATIFLPNLSHYAAMNEAWDEWVAPGHAPARACVEAKLANPDWAVEIKVSAVQIRK, encoded by the coding sequence ATGACCATCCAATACTTCGGCCAAACGCCCCGCCTTTCAGAAGCCACCGTCGCCAACGGTTTCGTTTTCCTCTCAGGCATGGTGCCGGAACGTACCGATGTCGGCGTAACCGAACAAACCCGCGACGTGCTGGCGCAAATTGACAAATGGCTGGCCGAATGCGGTTCCGATAAAAAACACATTTTGGAAGCCACTATTTTTCTGCCAAACTTATCCCACTACGCTGCCATGAACGAAGCTTGGGACGAATGGGTAGCCCCCGGCCACGCCCCTGCCCGCGCTTGTGTAGAAGCGAAACTGGCTAATCCCGACTGGGCTGTGGAAATCAAAGTTTCAGCCGTGCAGATTCGGAAATAA
- the hisI gene encoding phosphoribosyl-AMP cyclohydrolase produces MPNPLLDAVKFDEKGLVCAIAQDAETLRVLMVAWMNAEALQKTAETGYAHYYSRSRQKQWMKGEESGHTQKVHELRLDCDGDAVIMLIDQAGGIACHTGRESCFYRVWRDGAWQIVDAVLKDEKEIYGHTHG; encoded by the coding sequence ATGCCGAACCCACTGCTGGATGCCGTTAAATTCGATGAAAAAGGCTTAGTTTGCGCCATCGCACAAGACGCGGAAACCCTGCGCGTGCTGATGGTGGCTTGGATGAACGCCGAAGCGCTGCAAAAAACCGCCGAAACGGGTTATGCCCACTATTACAGCCGTTCGCGCCAAAAGCAATGGATGAAAGGCGAAGAGTCGGGGCATACGCAAAAAGTGCACGAGCTGCGTTTGGATTGCGACGGCGATGCGGTGATTATGCTGATAGACCAAGCCGGCGGCATTGCTTGCCATACCGGCCGCGAAAGCTGCTTCTACCGCGTGTGGCGCGATGGAGCGTGGCAGATTGTGGATGCGGTATTGAAAGACGAAAAAGAGATTTACGGGCATACGCACGGTTGA
- a CDS encoding copper resistance protein NlpE: MNMPAKSYRYILLASALFQTACAPESSSQSQAEREVLSAVAAKDSASWVGIYRGELPCADCDYIEATIVLRDNLHYSLTTRHVGRVAGVLPSEKRGTFHWRDDGLLQLDAAGDNMVFFAHEKGLQMRGNDGKAYPNGKGKICGLAKTGSFVPGL, from the coding sequence ATGAACATGCCCGCAAAATCCTACCGCTACATTCTGCTTGCCTCAGCCTTATTTCAGACGGCCTGTGCGCCCGAAAGCAGCAGCCAATCCCAAGCCGAACGCGAAGTTTTATCCGCAGTTGCCGCCAAAGATTCGGCTTCTTGGGTCGGCATCTATCGCGGCGAACTGCCTTGCGCCGACTGCGATTACATCGAAGCCACCATCGTTTTGCGCGATAATCTGCATTACAGCCTGACTACCCGACATGTCGGCAGGGTGGCCGGCGTATTGCCGTCTGAAAAACGCGGCACCTTCCATTGGCGCGACGACGGCCTGCTGCAATTGGATGCGGCGGGCGACAATATGGTGTTTTTCGCTCACGAAAAAGGCCTGCAAATGCGCGGCAACGACGGCAAAGCCTATCCCAACGGCAAAGGGAAAATCTGCGGTTTGGCAAAAACCGGCAGTTTTGTGCCGGGGCTGTAA
- a CDS encoding sulfite exporter TauE/SafE family protein, whose protein sequence is MDLTLWHYAAIAVLGILASIINILAGGGSNLILPLLMAFGVPPDIANASNRVGIFFQSLTGIRGFRNAGALPTHDLRGILLPMVFGGLVGSVLASVLPNQILKPALLVCILGVATLTFLKPQLLLPPQNVQERKVSDTRGSAALLFAVGIYGGFVQASTAFILLPVLAGVLQYNLLRANALKLVCTLAFTVVALAVFIVQGQIWWDVGLVLAAGNILGSMIGVKIALKLSPNTLRTILFVMTVVAVAAAFLK, encoded by the coding sequence ATGGATTTAACCCTTTGGCATTATGCGGCGATTGCCGTGCTGGGCATTTTAGCCAGCATCATCAACATTTTGGCGGGCGGCGGTTCTAATCTGATTCTGCCGCTGTTGATGGCCTTCGGCGTTCCGCCCGATATTGCCAACGCCAGCAACCGCGTCGGCATTTTTTTCCAGTCGCTCACCGGCATCAGAGGGTTTAGAAACGCCGGCGCGTTGCCTACACACGATTTACGCGGCATTTTGCTGCCGATGGTATTCGGCGGTTTGGTCGGCTCCGTGTTGGCTTCGGTATTGCCCAATCAAATTCTGAAACCCGCTTTGCTCGTCTGCATTCTCGGCGTGGCCACGCTCACTTTTCTCAAACCGCAGCTTTTATTGCCGCCGCAAAACGTGCAGGAACGCAAAGTGTCCGACACGCGCGGCTCGGCGGCTTTGCTGTTTGCCGTCGGTATTTACGGCGGTTTTGTGCAGGCCAGCACCGCGTTTATCCTGCTGCCCGTACTGGCGGGCGTGCTGCAATACAACCTGCTGCGCGCCAACGCCTTGAAACTGGTGTGCACGCTGGCGTTTACCGTCGTGGCATTGGCCGTATTTATCGTGCAGGGGCAGATTTGGTGGGATGTCGGCCTCGTGCTGGCGGCCGGCAATATACTCGGCTCAATGATCGGCGTGAAAATTGCGCTGAAACTTTCGCCCAACACCTTGCGCACGATTTTGTTTGTGATGACGGTTGTGGCCGTGGCCGCGGCGTTTTTAAAGTAA
- a CDS encoding CreA family protein, with the protein MKKFIPIVLMSALLAACGGGGDTDKIGEASTVFNMLGKNDRIEIHAFDDPQIKGVTCYISYAKKGGLKETVNLEEDASDASVSCVQTAPQITFNEAEVAKPQKIFKKGSSFIFKTLQVMRYYDPARKVFSYMVYSDKVIQGSPKNSMDAFSCYTGAPLDAAKVSVQPNQQIHGSCIVTLAQK; encoded by the coding sequence ATGAAAAAGTTCATTCCAATTGTATTGATGTCTGCCCTGCTGGCCGCGTGCGGCGGCGGTGGGGATACCGATAAAATCGGCGAGGCGAGCACCGTGTTCAACATGCTCGGCAAAAACGACCGCATTGAAATCCATGCGTTCGACGACCCGCAAATCAAAGGCGTTACCTGCTATATTTCCTACGCCAAAAAAGGCGGCCTGAAAGAAACGGTGAACTTGGAAGAAGATGCTTCCGACGCTTCCGTATCCTGCGTGCAGACCGCGCCGCAAATCACTTTCAACGAAGCCGAAGTGGCCAAACCGCAGAAAATTTTCAAAAAAGGCTCCAGCTTTATTTTCAAAACCCTGCAAGTGATGCGCTATTACGACCCTGCGCGTAAAGTGTTTTCATACATGGTATACAGCGATAAGGTGATTCAAGGTTCGCCGAAAAACTCGATGGACGCTTTCTCCTGCTACACTGGCGCGCCGCTGGACGCTGCCAAAGTGAGTGTGCAGCCCAACCAGCAGATTCACGGCTCGTGCATCGTTACGCTTGCCCAAAAATAA
- the hisF gene encoding imidazole glycerol phosphate synthase subunit HisF, whose amino-acid sequence MALAKRIIPCLDVDNGRVVKGVNFVGLRDAGNPVDVAKRYNDEGADELTFLDITASSDNRDTILHVIEEVASQVFIPLTVGGGVRSVADVRRLLNAGADKASINTAAVTNPDLVNEASSFFGSQAIVVAIDAKAVNPENTRWEVFTHGGRKATGIDAVEWAKNMQARGAGEILLTSMDRDGTKIGFNLPLTRAISEAVDIPVIASGGVGNVQHLIEGVKEGKADAVLAASIFHFGEVSIREAKEAMRAAGIEMRL is encoded by the coding sequence ATGGCATTAGCAAAACGCATTATCCCCTGTTTGGACGTGGACAACGGCCGCGTTGTCAAAGGTGTCAACTTCGTCGGCCTGCGCGATGCGGGCAATCCGGTCGACGTAGCCAAACGCTACAACGACGAAGGTGCCGACGAGCTGACCTTTCTCGACATCACCGCCTCTTCCGACAACCGCGACACCATTCTGCATGTGATTGAAGAAGTGGCCTCGCAAGTGTTTATACCGCTCACCGTTGGCGGCGGCGTGCGCTCCGTAGCCGATGTGCGCCGCCTGCTCAACGCGGGTGCCGACAAAGCCAGCATCAACACTGCCGCCGTAACCAACCCCGATTTGGTAAACGAAGCCAGCAGCTTTTTCGGCTCGCAAGCGATTGTGGTGGCGATTGATGCCAAAGCCGTCAACCCCGAAAACACCCGCTGGGAAGTGTTTACCCACGGCGGACGCAAAGCCACCGGCATTGATGCGGTCGAATGGGCGAAAAACATGCAGGCGCGCGGGGCGGGCGAGATTCTGCTTACCAGCATGGACAGAGACGGCACCAAAATCGGCTTTAACCTGCCGCTTACCCGCGCCATCAGCGAAGCGGTGGATATTCCCGTTATCGCTTCCGGCGGCGTGGGTAACGTACAGCACCTGATTGAAGGCGTAAAAGAAGGCAAGGCCGATGCGGTGCTGGCCGCCAGCATTTTCCACTTCGGCGAAGTGAGCATACGCGAAGCCAAAGAAGCCATGCGTGCGGCAGGTATCGAAATGCGTTTGTGA
- a CDS encoding glycosyltransferase family 4 protein: MKIAMVSRVIFLGGVTNYLIDLTEELIKQGHDVYLLSYGARYKDSPENAGQFNRLLATGIKFIEIDFPINKTSKVVYVFNLIRSFIKFQSVLKKHRFDIIHIHTPILSFVPRYLKRKFVRTRHGIDNKLPILDYPADKEIAISREVYDILKKRYNYSEKELCLIHNGVSKDKYYKKFTASEKAAFKAKQNISADKTVIGLVASFEYNKGHDILLKAVHGLPDEIKEKIEIVFVGSSAESYLANVKKTIDELQLSEKVKILPFQPLTEIYPIIDIMVLPSRVEGFGLVVVEAMLMGCCVVRSNTGGAYEQIEHGRTGYIFENGDADQLRQYLSELVLDADKRAAFAEAGQNKALASFTSEIMAQKTLEVYKYLLDGK, translated from the coding sequence ATGAAGATTGCGATGGTATCCAGAGTTATCTTTTTAGGTGGAGTAACCAATTATCTGATTGACTTAACCGAAGAGTTAATTAAACAAGGACATGACGTTTATTTGTTGTCTTATGGTGCCAGATACAAAGACTCTCCAGAAAATGCAGGACAATTCAACCGTTTGCTTGCAACAGGAATTAAATTCATTGAAATTGATTTTCCCATCAATAAAACCAGTAAAGTTGTTTATGTATTTAATTTAATCCGTAGCTTCATCAAATTTCAAAGTGTTCTCAAAAAACACCGCTTCGACATCATTCATATCCATACTCCTATTTTGTCGTTTGTACCCAGATACTTGAAACGAAAATTTGTCCGCACCCGACACGGCATTGATAATAAATTGCCCATTTTGGATTATCCTGCCGATAAAGAAATCGCGATTAGCCGTGAAGTGTACGACATTCTAAAAAAACGCTATAACTATAGCGAAAAAGAACTCTGCCTTATCCATAACGGCGTTTCTAAAGACAAATACTATAAAAAATTTACAGCTAGTGAAAAAGCTGCTTTCAAAGCGAAGCAGAATATATCTGCCGACAAAACCGTTATCGGCTTGGTGGCTTCTTTCGAGTACAACAAAGGACACGATATTTTATTGAAAGCCGTTCACGGCCTTCCGGATGAAATTAAAGAAAAAATAGAAATTGTTTTTGTCGGTTCTTCCGCCGAAAGCTATCTCGCCAATGTTAAAAAAACCATAGACGAATTGCAGTTAAGCGAAAAAGTTAAAATTCTGCCTTTCCAACCTTTAACGGAAATTTATCCTATTATTGATATTATGGTTCTGCCGTCTCGAGTCGAAGGCTTTGGTTTAGTGGTGGTGGAGGCAATGTTAATGGGCTGTTGTGTTGTTAGAAGCAATACCGGCGGCGCATACGAACAAATTGAGCATGGTCGTACCGGATACATTTTTGAAAACGGCGATGCCGACCAATTAAGGCAATATCTGAGCGAACTTGTTTTGGATGCCGATAAAAGGGCAGCTTTCGCAGAGGCTGGTCAAAACAAAGCTTTGGCATCTTTTACCAGCGAGATTATGGCTCAAAAAACATTGGAAGTTTATAAATACTTGCTCGATGGTAAATAA